Below is a genomic region from Syngnathus acus chromosome 20, fSynAcu1.2, whole genome shotgun sequence.
ACCTGTGTTTGGAACATCTCCACTCCTTATATGTTTATtgtaaatatacatttttatgatGATTATTTCCAATAGTATATCAgtactctgttttttttaactgcattACTCAGGTTTCAGGCATATAGATTGCATATTAGCGCCGATGGTAGCTCGCGACGATGCAAACTGAAAGCAGCACCAATAAGCtaggtttgttttgtttacccaAAATAGTATTATACAATACACTAAAATCACGTctatgtgtaaaaaaaaaaaataatatatatatatatatatataaccgaagtcaaattccttgtttggcacgctcaaacatggcgaataaaaaactcttgaatcttgaatatatatatatatatatatatatatatcaggaATTTCATATCCGAGAATGAAGTATTGTCGGTTTTTGTTGCATGTGTTATGTTAGagctttttatatttttgtttgtattaaaAGATGTAAtggttttacatttgaatagcATGAATCCATTGATTGTGAGTCAGTTGAACAGCATTTTACACTGTATGAAGATTCTATAAAAATACTTGACTCTTGAAGTTTTTACATGAGGTAagtaatgttttgattttggagTATCCGGCGCATCAACAGGTAATAGTTGATATACGCGATTGATTCGAGTCAACTGCCGCCAAGTGGCTTAGGAGTAGTGATTAATCTGTTATTGGAATTTTATTCTGAAGCAAATGTTGGTCTGGCTCTACAATAAACATTGTCTTGATTTTCAGTCAACTGAAGCACATTTTCTCCAGGGGTGTACCTTATGAAGGTACCACGGTTAGCTGCCTCATGATCAATATGTTGTATTGATTGATGCCTAGTTGGACATGTCGCCTACATCCTGTGTGAGGTGAGTTCAATTTCTGATTATTAATCAGCAAATTAAGTGGGATGTCTTACTCATGAGCTGTGCGCATgcgtggagagagagagagagagagagtttgggtggggtggggtgtgGGGGGGCCAGTCCACGCGTGCATCCATCCAGAGTGGGGGGCGGGAAGACTTGGAAATCTCTGCCGCTCGCTGGTAGCTTGGTTGCCACCCACCGGAGAGGGAGCCAGCCGGTGCCCGGAGCCGGAGATGATCCGTGGCCGAGTCAGCGAGCGCCAGCGTGAGGCGGGCTGCTTGAAGtgggcggccggccggccggcagcCAGCGCTCCGTCTCGTCTCGCACGCCTGAAGGACGAATGACTGCTCAGTGGATGAACTCATCCCGCTGAAAGCTCTCTGGAGAGGGACGGGAGACCCCCCCTGagcatccctccctccctccctccccgtcTGCACTTTCTCCATGGCGTCTCCGCAACAGTCCAGGATTCAGTCCTATCTGGAGCGCAACAAAATTGGAGCCTTATTTGAGGTGAGTGCTCTTCAACTTCTTGTTCTCATACAGATGTCAAGAAACTGTGGGGGATTAACGCCTTGCTCATGGGCACACTCACAGCTTGTATCACGCATCCAATTTGTGGCACTGCTATTTTGAATTCCATACTACTGTATTGTTTTCAACCTGCTTGATCAATATTCTTGTTAGTGCACCTCAGCTGTGAGTAGAATGGGGATCCAGATAGATAATTGCTCACGGGCCAAATttgcacccacacacacacttgcctTATTTTGTTTCGTTGAACCTGAGTGACCACGCTGGGCTTTTTATTGCTTCACTGCAAGACGGGACAAACAGCTCCATCACGGTCACACGTACATGCActtgcaggtgtgtgtgtgtgtgtgtgtatgctaaCGTAATCACAAAGTGCTGACGTGACACTTTGGCGCATTCAGCTAGTAGCAGCACGACACtgcacacatatacacagGAAGCGTATGCATGCTAAGCAGATGTGAGAGAGGTGTGCCGTTTCAGCACCACACACATgatattcacacacacacacacacacacactcagcccTGATGTCCATTCAAGACTCATTACACACAGTCCCAGTGTGCTGATTCAGTCTCAAGAACAACATGATATCAGCTAAACGATGTGAaaaatggatttaaaaaaaattgaaaagaatgaattttatattaatattCCCATCTTGTTAAATTGTGAAATGTAGTGGTTCTGGCATTGAACCTCGTGGAAcaccagactttttttttcttcttaattttTTATAGCCAGATTGTTCAAAATGTCCACATCAGCCTACTTTCCTTCCCTTTTACATTGAACCTAATATCTCGGTAACTTCTTTGTGGAGTTCATGATACACTGTCTCCATACCGTGGAGCAGGCCCGTTTCCACATCAGGTCACAACATCAATAACAGCAGAGCGCACTTTTCTCAATTTAGCTCTAGTCAAACGTATTGGCTCTTGCCAATTTGACTGCTAATTCTTCTATTTGCCTCTAAACCAGACAAATAAGCACTCTTAGTTCACTCCAGCTCAACTTTACAGTGACCGCACATCTTTCATCCTTCTCAACGCCCAAGAGATAAGCTCATTTCCGtagtgtgtgtttctgtgcaTCACGATGCTGGAGGCTAAGTTTTCCCTCTGGGCAAGAGTTTGAtcacttttctttcattttttgattttgattgGAGGTGTTGCTCTGAGTGCAGCTTTAAAGAGTAATTACATACAGCCTGAGGCCAATTGCATCACCAGAGTTTAGAGGATAGTATGtcacagagagagagcgagagcaagTCCACTAGGAGGACGCTTTCCAGAGAGGTCGGCGGCGGGGATATGATTTGCGGAAGGACGGCAGCCCGGAAGAGAACGGAGGCTGCATGCTAATGCGTTAGCATGCATGCGGCATCATACGGTCACCGACTCACGCGCAAAGCTTGACCGACATTCTCTAGCCAATGACAGTCATGGTACTTGTTGTAATTGGCGGATAGGATAGATAGATggctagatagatagatggatagatggatggatagatggatagatagatggctagatagatagatggatagatggatggatagatggatagatagatagatagatagatagatagatagatagatagatagatagatagatagatagatagatagatagatagatagatagatagatagatagatagatagcaTCTATCACTTGACAGCAGCCCAACCAACATCAATTGCGGCCGCAAGCGGGTAAATAGCGCCTCTCTCCAAGCATCTGACACTTGTTATCATagccgagagagagagagagagagagagagagagacgttGTTTCACACAAGGACGATCCATGATGACAGTACGTCTACGTTTCATTGCGCTCGACCCAGCGGTCGTGACAAGCGTGTCGATGAATTGGACGTTTGGCTCACTCCGGGGGTGGGCATAAATTGATTCATCAATTTTTGATGGTTGGAATCGGCACAGTCTTGAGCCCGCTAGGACTGTGAACCACGATATTCCAGGAGATACGTATCAACGAGAACCTCAATAGGGCTTGTTCCCACACCAATGGCGTGGGAGCTTCTCGGGTACAGCGACTCCATCATCCGTCATCACCGTCCGCATACGGAGGGACATGCTTATTGTTGACTGCGATGATGTCATAGCGGCCGCTGCATTAGTGTACATTAGCTCGGTGGGAACGCCAGATGGGTCGGCCGATCGATATACGCTCGCGCGCCGCTGCTTGccttttttaaatacagtgcAGACGTGAGGTGAGTGCAGATTTGGCGCGGACATTCCTTCCGCAATGTTGGGCAGGAACCGCAGTCTGGAGAGGTTTACTTGGTCAAGCAGAGTTCATATTCCCCACATGAACCCCCCATGACGGCCTCAAAGCCCTTCCACATTTAGCATTTGATTTGTCGGCGCTGTTAGCGTACTAACTCTTTTAGCGGCCATCGCCGATTAACTCCGCTGCACCCATTCAGGAGTTGATGACGAAACTGATAAGCGAGACCCCCGATCGTCCCATCCCTTTCCTCATCGACCACCTCCAGAGCAAACAGGACAGCCCGGGAAAAATGCACCGGGCCTTGTCCGGATCGGCGGCGCTGTGGGCCCAGAGCTCCCCGGGTGGGTGTGACGCACATGCCTCGTCTTCAATCGAATGCAATGGAAACAATTGTGCAGTAACACTTTGGAATTttctttggtgtgtgtgctccaaagaaagcaaaaacactCGAAGAGAGCTGCGCCACAATGACAAGCCGTGGCAAATTCAGTCCAGGAAACCCAAGAAATCCAAAAGTGACCTGGCCGTGTCCAGCTTGTCGCCTCCCTCGCCGGAGTCCACGCCGCGTAAGTCGgcgccgtccgtccgtccgtccgtccatccacccgtccatccatccgttgATGATCTAGCACGGCCGCTCTAATTTTCCGGCTTGTTTCCCCGTCACACGCCCCACCGAGTTGAATGGctctttttaatttgatgcGATTGTCTTGTCACAGTGACAGTGTTgcctcacgcacgcacggccGCACGCGTGCGCACATGCTTTCTCAATGTGCTTTACTGCAGCCGCAACATAACTGCAATCTATTTCTTTTATATTGTGTTCTTTTCAAGGCTAATAATGATGTATTGGATGTACTTGTTTTTCTATAAATgacaattcatttttaaatccaaTTTATTCTTTCGTCTTTTATTTGTACTTATCATAACAGTATTTAGTTGAttgcacgcgtgtgtgtgggtttgCATGCAAATAATGCGAAAAGACAAATTGTTACAACTAATAATCAATGCGGCTTTTGTGTTGGATCTGGTTGGCCGATGCGGGCGTAAACTAATGGTAGTGCTGCAGTGCACCGAAAACCCTGGAGACGTCAAGGCTGGGTCAAATGTGGAGCATGTCGACCATTTGAATAATTCAACTTGGTGCCGCCAGTCTATTTCTGGGTGCGGTCAGCGCGTGGCTGAGAAATGAGGCTAGGAAGTGAAAAGAGACCGGAATTCGGGATGCTTGAAGAGACGTGACGTATGGCCGTTGCGGCTCGGCTTGGGAGTCGGATggcattaaaaatacatttcgtAGGTGTTGGGGTGCGCGCGGCTCATGAAAAATGGAAGGCGGATTGAACATTAGCACACAAGCGACACAACCGTGAAGACGAATGCCATTGGCGATGCAACAACACTTGGACTTTGGTTAAGGACATTTATTCctgccgggccgggccgggccgggccgccgTACGTTTGTGCATGTAAAtggacacgcacgcacgcacgcacgcatccAAGCGTTCCGTCTATAACTGTCCATTTTTTGTGTCTATTCCGATTGTCAGTTTGTGGTGTTTTTGTCAGTGCCTCAATGTCCATCGTGGGACTGGCGGGACAGCCGCGACTTGGACGAGCTCAACCACATCCTGCTGGAGAGCAAGAAGCTGGGCCGGGCCCTGGAGAGCCTTTCTCGCAGTGAGACAGACCGCTCACCCCTTCTCATTCGTCACGTAACGCTTGTAGAAGCACCAGGCGACCTTTTGACAGTGTTGCCGTGAGATCCCTGGTGGTAAATCCCATCCAGGATCAAGCGGACCGTCTGACAAGACCACGTGGACTCTTGTTGTCTTCTATCCCTTCATGGGtttttttgggtttgtttttttcacaggcATCGGCACCTCCGATGACATCGATCAGGTAATGCTGACTCGTcgtatttattatgttatttgtttctttattatttattcatcactcttatttattcattgtttgtgccttcttgtttttatttttggtgttgtttacttgtatgtagtatattgtgtactatgtcttgtcaccgtgggatagcgggaacgtcatttcgatttctttgtgtgtcttggcatgtgaagaaattgacaataaagcagactttgacttttttgactttgaaacaaTAGTCAGTTTGTACGTCACGATTTGATGCTGCGGTTCACttcattgtgctgctccttgCGCTGTTACAGCTTTGGCCACCAAGAGGCAGTATCTTATATACGTAATAGCAAAAAAGTCATCAGAAACACCCAATATGAATCGATTGAgaaaagcaggaaaaaagaGAGCAGCGCAATGAGGCATGAAATCACAAAATGCCCTTTTTTCCATTCTAACTTGTCATAGAACTTGGGAGGCTTCAACTCGGTGCTGCGCCCCCGCGTGGTGGGCGAGTGGACGGGTCGACCCGAGGAGGACGCAGACCCGCTAGCGGCCGAGATGCTGCGGCCTCCTGTCCCGCGGCTCAAAAACCATGTTGGCTGGAGCGGGGACGGACTTCCCGTTGTCAGGTTggaagaaatgaaacaaatccCAGATGCTGCTTTTCAAGTATTGACTGAGTGTACTTTGCGTTGAAGAACAAATGTTCAAATCTCTCAAGCGGACATTCTCAGCAAAAtgagtgcccccccccccccctccatctgAACTAGTGCGATAATCCCATTTCAAAGGCTATCCGGCGCCAAGCTCGTTTGGAATGAAAAGTAATGGCGCGTCGCTGGAGGCTATCGTGCGCACGCCGAGCTCGTTATCCAAACATTTGCCGCCCTAAACTGCGTCATTCCTCGACCTCTCTCAAGGCTGCTTTTCTTCAACCCGCTGCATCTttaagcggcggcggcggcgtcggTGTGATGTGATTTGTACCGTGGTGTGACTAATGAGAGGAACACAAAAGCATTCATCacgcacggcacggcacggcacggcacgcgCACAGCTCATTTCTTTAGGCTGCCGAATGCTGGCGGGAAAATCACTTTGTTCGCAGCTTGAGTGGGGAAGTTGTGTCTAGAAAGTGTTTTATACATATGCAGTCTTGTTCTGTGGTGATGGTCACACTCATCAATGTCTTTGGTTGCCCCGCCCACCCTTCCAGTCTCAAGATGGAGGCCAAAGGCAGTAAAGGGCTGAAGGCGTTACAGCAGCATCACAGGAATCTGCTGGCCGCCATGTTGGCGCAGGAATCCTTGGACCCGCTCCACGGTCTCACGCCGTGCCTCGGAGAAGACGAGATGGATGACcgcgatgacgacgacgacgacgccGTGGAGCTTCTGGGTAAGTTCACTTTACGGGAGTGGAAGGCCACTGGCCGATTTGTGGTGCTCATTTAGGAAGACAGAATGTGTGCCGTGCCACGGATGACTGATGGCCGCCGGACCGGCGGGCTTGGATTTATTGATTCCCAAAGGGCTGATCGATCAGCTCTCCTGGGCTGCAGAGTActactttctcttttttttggtgtttgtgGATCAGTTTTTAAGGCCGCCGTCCCAGTGCGGGAGGCACGTGAGGAACTGAATTTCGTAACATtggtgccctctagtggtagaTGCGCGTCATCACTGTTAAATGGGGAAAGTTACAGGTGACCGTAGGGTTCCGATAAAAATAGTATAGAGATTTATTTGTTAATTACTTAGTTtccattttaatattttttcttttacatctttttttatatttcaaattatttagtgtagtatttgtgtgtgtttttgacgTACTTGATACTGTGGATTAATGTACATTTTGACTCGATgataaaatatatgtattgATATCTTTTGTAATGTATCTACTTTTCCCATTCCATTTCATAGCCGCAGCGCGCCTTAGGTGTGCACCTTGAAAGTGCATGGCTGCTTTAAACCGCTAGAGGGCAGCATTGTTTGGCAACTGGCTCTTACTGTGCTTAGTGCTCTGTAGAGAGTTCAAACATTGATGGTGGCCGGTGTCACTTGACCCTGGCGTGATGACTCATACGTCGTGACGTCAAGTTCTGCTGCGGCGCCCTAATCCCTGCTtctaccaaaaataaaaatcaataatcaaataaaaagtgtgGTTAGAGGCAGTAAAAAGGTTGACACCAAATTCTATCAAACTTTCCTCAATCCACAGGGCTGTGATGTGTGTGCTGCGACATCTGATTCCCAtcacaaagtgtgtgtgtgcgtgtgtgtgtgtgtgtgtgtgtgtggttgtggtGGGGGTCCACCATTGGAAAGACATCATTAAGAAAGGCAATTCTGGCACGCTGCTTTTTATTACAAAGCCAAACAAATGTGTCTCCGCCAGCACTCACATcaaagtgtatgtgtgtgtgtgcgtgcgtgcgtgctcgTGTGTCGGTGTAGCTGGCGTGGGATCGCTTCACACCCTTGTTCACATTCGTCACGGGACTGACTAGCAatagatccgaggtgttgtcCACCTTCATTGAAGCCAGTGATAGTCAAGTAGTTCATGTCGTAGTTTGCATATTTGCTAGTGTAGTGGTTGACGTTGCCTGTCATGTATTTTGTCCCCCCTCGCAGAGGACCTGGATGACTTGCGCATGGAAGGCGTGTGCGGGTTGGCTCCGTCCGGCTGTAAGTTCAGTCAAGGACGCAGCTCCTACTATTCGGAACCTCAGGCCAAAGTAACGCTCAACATCTGCTCTCGATGTGCCAGGTAGGCCTTTGTGGTCCTCCGGTAGGGAGTGTAGCGCTTCACACAGAGTCCACGTTAGCTGGCGTAGGACAAGCCAAGATTCAAAATCCACCATGTATGCAATCTGGCTGCGGGTACGACGTCTGGACGCATCAATGGCGCTCGGCGATAAGCGCTATCTGTCGCTACGACGACGCCGTGTCGTCATGCGCCCGCGCGGCGTGCGTTGTTTGGGCTGTGCGGCGTGCTCGCGTCTTATCAGATGGGGAAGTTTTCGCAAGTCCCGCACCGGGAGGAGCGCTATCGCACGATCACACGCTAGCGGTTTATGTAACGGCATGCTTTTGACTGCGGAGTTTAGACCCATTGCACCTTTGCTTAGACATCTGTGTATTTCTTTGGGGATTTATGCTGAATCCACAAAATGTATAATGATGCAGTCGCGTTACGGGGATGAGCATTTTTCATACCTCGCCTAACTTAAGGCTGACTCAGGACAATCGTCAGCTAGCCAAAACAAAGGGAGCAAAGGGGGGTCATGTAAACAGACTGATTCCATCTCAGTCTTATGTTTTGAAACGATTGTTGACCCTCATGCTTTCCTCCTTGCTCATCGTGGTCCAGGTTGCAGGGCGACAGTCTGACCACCAGCAGGTCCCAGGAAAAG
It encodes:
- the c20h8orf34 gene encoding uncharacterized protein C8orf34 homolog isoform X3; this translates as MASPQQSRIQSYLERNKIGALFEELMTKLISETPDRPIPFLIDHLQSKQDSPGKMHRALSGSAALWAQSSPESKNTRRELRHNDKPWQIQSRKPKKSKSDLAVSSLSPPSPESTPLPQCPSWDWRDSRDLDELNHILLESKKLGRALESLSRSIGTSDDIDQNLGGFNSVLRPRVVGEWTGRPEEDADPLAAEMLRPPVPRLKNHVGWSGDGLPVVSLKMEAKGSKGLKALQQHHRNLLAAMLAQESLDPLHGLTPCLGEDEMDDRDDDDDDAVELLEDLDDLRMEGVCGLAPSGCKFSQGRSSYYSEPQAKVTLNICSRCARLQGDSLTTSRSQEKLPSEQAVPDISSALPRVDALASAAAAAGRLQEHQAPSQVSSSRQPVWESDLKAGRTGGLLLGDPLFSKELENMGKQLAEVEKDLAKLAEVGKMTLRNNPHGSLLRSPLGHRSLPDTLPLTSLLCRPRSPAGKTCAAAAGLPLVSPGSASLRPGGRAYSNPGSRTHTPDNLRSGFNPHKEVTFRRCRSRPVTPTGQPARTRALLTPPGLSTTDSLGASLRAYLAEDEFYQQLQAMRQPWHIPSDTDSDIMEPPEQDKSASKRSVFSGL
- the c20h8orf34 gene encoding uncharacterized protein C8orf34 homolog isoform X1; the encoded protein is MASPQQSRIQSYLERNKIGALFEELMTKLISETPDRPIPFLIDHLQSKQDSPGKMHRALSGSAALWAQSSPESKNTRRELRHNDKPWQIQSRKPKKSKSDLAVSSLSPPSPESTPLPQCPSWDWRDSRDLDELNHILLESKKLGRALESLSRSIGTSDDIDQNLGGFNSVLRPRVVGEWTGRPEEDADPLAAEMLRPPVPRLKNHVGWSGDGLPVVSLKMEAKGSKGLKALQQHHRNLLAAMLAQESLDPLHGLTPCLGEDEMDDRDDDDDDAVELLEDLDDLRMEGVCGLAPSGCKFSQGRSSYYSEPQAKVTLNICSRCARLQGDSLTTSRSQEKLPSEQAVPDISSALPRVDALASAAAAAGRLQEHQAPSQVSSSRQPVWESDLKAGRTGGLLLGDPLFSKELENMGKQLAEVEKDLAKLAEVGKMTLRNNPHGSLLRSPLGHRSLPDTLPLTSLLCRPRSPAGKTCAAAAGLPLVSPGSASLRPGGRAYSNPGSRTHTPDNLRSGFNPHKEVTFRRCRSRPVTPTGQPARTRALLTPPGLSTTDSLGASLRAYLAEDEFYQQLQAMRQPWHIPSDTDSDIMEPPEQDKSASKRSVFSACGSHRTHFIQLSWRVKRRPLPSSMKSRGGTAFTRSLSRWLAGSLAHWQTERSH
- the c20h8orf34 gene encoding uncharacterized protein C8orf34 homolog isoform X2 gives rise to the protein MASPQQSRIQSYLERNKIGALFEELMTKLISETPDRPIPFLIDHLQSKQDSPGKMHRALSGSAALWAQSSPESKNTRRELRHNDKPWQIQSRKPKKSKSDLAVSSLSPPSPESTPLPQCPSWDWRDSRDLDELNHILLESKKLGRALESLSRSIGTSDDIDQNLGGFNSVLRPRVVGEWTGRPEEDADPLAAEMLRPPVPRLKNHVGWSGDGLPVVSLKMEAKGSKGLKALQQHHRNLLAAMLAQESLDPLHGLTPCLGEDEMDDRDDDDDDAVELLEDLDDLRMEGVCGLAPSGCKFSQGRSSYYSEPQAKVTLNICSRCARLQGDSLTTSRSQEKLPSEQAVPDISSALPRVDALASAAAAAGRLQEHQAPSQVSSSRQPVWESDLKAGRTGGLLLGDPLFSKELENMGKQLAEVEKDLAKLAEVGKMTLRNNPHGSLLRSPLGHRSLPDTLPLTSLLCRPRSPAGKTCAAAAGLPLVSPGSASLRPGGRAYSNPGSRTHTPDNLRSGFNPHKEVTFRRCRSRPVTPTGQPARTRALLTPPGLSTTDSLGASLRAYLAEDEFYQQLQAMRQPWHIPSDTDSDIMEPPEQDKSASKRSVFSGKTLLRNLEPDCLLMTSLLE